A single window of Aspergillus flavus chromosome 4, complete sequence DNA harbors:
- a CDS encoding putative Rho GTPase activator (rho-type GTPase-activating protein 1), which translates to MPPGDVPLPDSLVPGNGAVRPTLNTSGYGGGNQMQTPTSPADNSIPFDSPRAITGGWNASGNSPVDGAQNPDGRLGRRYESNNSSPRDPSTPRDAAGYWDRSTPRDRTRPNGRPVTKSPGGSSRICKKCGEPLTGQFVRALLSTYHLECFKCEDCGQIVASKFFPVDAEDGSGQYPLCETDYFRRLDLLCHECGGALRGSYITALDRKYHIEHFTCSVCPTVFGAQDSYYEHEGKVYCHFHYSTQFAQRCHGCHTSILKQFVEIFRNGQNQHWHPECYMIHKFWNVRLAPTGQPLEYPELEADATDEQRNRVREEEDVMEEKVYKIWSILSSFEESSAACISDMLLHVSNGTYVDGVLVAKKFIAHVDVLFSAIDQLAANIKAQGMKDLAYGREAKLLCKKIVAFFALLSKTQETGVRKLGVTQELLSLVTGLAHYLKLLIRIGLQGALKLEREKETPEGLHQFLDHLGDLEALRPLEEEVTTADLMANVEVLADQLSDCCAACKEPIDDECIKLGDNRWHIKPPHLTCTTCQKDLTAMPQDALWNPKDKRAFCNSCASENGFAHDTQGGFTRVTKLQQFVFLLQVALARLLTVLRAGGTIPASDDANLKSHDGSDGQSTPGGELRRSTTRSKSYSHASKEGTEESSLEQTVGEMRRLRSIRNERTLSTTYKKARASRIIDGPEGRSVRPGSSGGEGTDPRGHGFQIVEEKDANGETVTELTFGNQDALTLDDIPRIVAAEQAKEQRPNAYKHAGAGLVGTTEPLPRYNYGHQRGVSGAGLERHLMGQGGRAKKYFSELSALEYFIVRHVAVLSMEPLLDGYFTLEELLSFIESRKPTIWNIFGRAFNKETKKGGKKKGVFGVNLDFLVEKEGTESSHGVGPGALRIPALVDDAVSAMRQMDMSVEGVFRKNGNIRRLKELSDLIDNKYEQVDLTKENPVQIAALLKKFLREMPDPLLTFKLHRLFVVSQKLSDPEKQKRVLHLACCLLPKAHRDTMEVLFAFLNWTSSFSHVDEESGSKMDIHNLATVMAPNILYPNAKNGTVDESFLAIEAINALIAYNDTMCEIPEDLQSVLTDTNFFKENSEVTTKEILKRYGDIARGSFSQRPANGGETFTITNQNRGANTPTSARIETDPSQDAATQLQGSVRHVQGPPGHAHSASGIPELVPATTSDNRERSISNGSQQNPVQPDAQPQQLPYRARPGAGPMGVAG; encoded by the exons ATGCCTCCCGGCGACGTTCCTTTGCCGGATAGCCTCGTGCCGGGCAACGGGGCTGTCCGCCCCACGTTGAATACCAGTGGTTATGGTGGAGGTAACCAGATGCAAACCCCTACATCACCGGCGGATAACAGTATTCCATTCGACTCGCCGCGTGCAATAACCGGAGGTTGGAATGCATCCGGGAACAGTCCTGTGGATGGAGCCCAAAACCCCGATGGCCGCCTTGGCCGAAGATACGAGTCAAACAATTCCAGCCCAAGGGACCCCTCAACTCCGCGCGATGCAGCCGGCTATTGGGACCGATCAACTCCGCGTGATCGAACACGCCCTAACGGCCGACCAGTCACAAAGTCACCAGGTGGCTCGTCAAGGATTTGTAAAAAGTGTGGCGAACCCCTCACAGGTCAGTTTGTGCGGGCATTGCTTTCGACCTACCATCTGGAGTGCTTTAAATGTGAA GATTGTGGCCAAATCGTGGCTTCCAAGTTCTTTCCTGTTGATGCGGAAGATGGGAGTGGGCAATACCCTCTATGTGAAACAGACTACTTTCGGCGATTGGACCTCCTCTGTCATGAATGCGGTGGCGCCCTGCGAGGCTCATATATAACGGCCTTGGATCGAAAATATCACATTGAGCATTTTACTTGCTCCGTTTGTCCCACAGTCTTTGGCGCGCAGGACTCCTACTATGAGCATGAAGGCAAGGTCTACTGTCACTTCCATTACTCGACTCAATTCGCACAACGGTGTCACGGTTGCCACACATCAATTCTCAAACAGTTCGTGGAGATTTTCCGTAATGGACAAAATCAGCACTGGCACCCCGAATGCTATATGATTCACAAGTTTTGGAATGTTCGTTTAGCCCCGACTGGCCAGCCATTAGAGTATCCTGAGTTAGAAGCCGATGCTACCGATGAGCAACGCAACCGAGTgcgggaggaagaggatgtgatggaagaaaaggtgTACAAAATTTGGAGCATCCTCTCAAGTTTCGAAGAATCATCAGCCGCCTGCATCTCAGATATGCTTCTGCACGTCAGTAATGGTACTTATGTGGACGGAGTTCTTGTTGCGAAAAAGTTCATTGCACATGTCgatgttcttttctccgcAATCGACCAACTTGCAGCAAACATCAAGGCTCAGGGCATGAAAG ACCTTGCCTATGGTCGTGAAGCAAAACTCCTGTGTAAGAAAATTGTCGCTTTCTTCGCATTATTATCAAAGACCCAGGAGACCGGCGTTCGAAAACTCGGTGTCACTCAGGAGCTTCTATCTTTAGTGACAGGCCTTGCCCATTATTTGAAGCTCCTTATCCGTATTGGCTTGCAGGGTGCTCTCAagttggagagggaaaaggagacgCCTGAAGGTCTGCATCAGTTCTTAGACCATCTTGGGGATCTTGAGGCCCTTCGGcctcttgaagaagaagtgacTACTGCAGACTTAATGGCTAATGTCGAAGTCCTTGCTGATCAACTCTCCGACTGCTGTGCTGCATGCAAAGAACCCATCGATGACGAATGTATCAAGCTTGGAGATAACAGGTGGCATATCAAGCCACCTCACTTGACTTGTACAACCTGCCAGAAAGATTTAACTGCTATGCCTCAGGATGCCTTGTGGAACCCTAAGGATAAGCGCGCTTTCTGTAATAGCTGCGCATCTGAGAATGGCTTTGCGCATGATACACAAGGAGGGTTCACACGAGTAACCAAACTCCAGCAGTTTGTCTTCTTGCTACAGGTTGCTCTTGCACGGCTCCTCACTGTTCTGCGAGCTGGAGGCACTATTCCAGCATCAG ATGACGCTAACCTAAAGTCTCATGATGGGAGTGACGGCCAATCTACTCCTGGAGGCGAATTGCGTAGATCAACGACTAGGTCGAAGTCATACTCGCATGCGAGTAAAGAGGGTACCGAAGAATCCTCCCTCGAACAAACTGTTGGTGAAATGCGACGTCTAAGGTCGATCCGAAACGAGCGCACTCTGTCAACGACTTACAAAAAAGCACGGGCGTCACGGATCATCGATGGGCCAGAAGGACGAAGCGTAAGGCCAGGTTCATCAGGCGGTGAAGGCACAGATCCTCGTGGTCACGGTTTCCAAATtgtagaagaaaaagacgcAAACGGCGAGACGGTTACTGAGCTGACATTTGGCAACCAGGACGCTCTCACTCTGGATGACATTCCAAGGATCGTTGCTGCCGAGCAAGCTAAAGAGCAACGCCCCAACGCATACAAACATGCAGGGGCCGGGCTTGTCGGTACCACCGAACCTCTTCCGAGATACAACTATGGCCATCAACGCGGTGTGTCCGGTGCTGGTTTGGAGCGGCATCTTATGGGACAAGGTGGAAGGGCCAAGAAGTACTTCTCAGAACTGTCTGCGTTGGAGTATTTCATCGTACGCCACGTTGCAGTACTGTCTATGGAGCCTTTGTTGGACGGCTATTTCACTTTAGAGGAGCTCCTTTCATTTATTGAGTCACGTAAGCCAACGATCTGGAATATCTTCGGTCGTGCCTTCAATaaggaaaccaagaaaggtgggaagaagaagggcgtTTTCGGTGTCAACCTAGATTTCCTCGTTGAAAAAGAGGGTACAGAGTCTAGTCATGGTGTTGGACCAGGTGCGCTTCGCATCCCTGCTCTGGTTGACGATGCTGTGTCCGCCATGAGACAAATGGATATGTCTGTGGAAGGTGTTTTCCGAAAAAATGGCAACATCAGAAGGCTCAAGGAGCTGTCTGACCTGATCGACAATAAGTATGAACAGGTGGATTTGACAAAGGAAAACCCAGTGCAAATCGCAGCCCTCTTGAAGAAGTTCCTCCGTGAGATGCCTGACCCGCTCTTGACCTTCAAGCTCCATCGCCTATTTGTAGTGTCGCAAA AACTATCGGAtccagaaaaacaaaagcgGGTTCTTCACCTTGCCTGTTGCCTGCTTCCCAAAGCTCACCGAGATACCATGGAAGTCCTGTTTGCCTTCCTGAATTGGACGTCATCTTTCTCGCATGTCGATGAGGAATCGGGCAGCAAAATGGACATCCACAATCTTGCCACTGTGATGGCCCCTAACATCCTATACCCGAATGCTAAGAACGGCACTGTTGATGAGAGCTTCCTGGCAATTGAGGCTATTAATGCGCTTATCGCATACAATGATACCATGTGCGAG ATTCCTGAGGATTTGCAGTCGGTTCTCACAGACACCAACTTTTTCAAAGAGAATTCTGAAGTCACCACGAAGGAGATTCTGAAACGTTACGGGGATATCGCACGCGGCAGCTTTTCCCAGAGGCCTGCCAATGGCGGCGAAACCTTTACTATTACGAATCAAAATCGGGGAGCAAACACCCCGACGTCTGCACGTATCGAGACGGATCCATCTCAAGATGCAGCGACACAGTTGCAAGGCTCTGTACGCCATGTACAAGGCCCTCCTGGTCATGCTCATTCAGCTAGTGGTATCCCGGAGTTGGTGCCGGCAACAACAAGCGATAACCGTGAGCGCAGCATCAGCAATGGCAGTCAGCAGAATCCGGTACAGCCAGATGCCCAACCTCAACAGCTGCCTTATAGAGCTCGGCCGGGAGCAGGGCCGATGGGAGTTGCCGGTTGA
- a CDS encoding Borealin N terminal-domain-containing protein, which yields MASLTSKRKSRDDDAYPVDEARTPTGSPPKKRLRVTRNQKQALIDNLQLEVTERARKLRAQYALQANDLRARIERRINRIPIALRKVNMGELLEKHNAALRAQQENTSPRKLISPIKGSRNFAAISVNPAMRKASAASPSPRRTKRQSHEGLYSDKENAPATGEQLDVLKNPKRRAKPGAAAGTSRVVSQEVRGADFRILSPKSSNSRTYPQSPLRASPEKSQNSSYLSRPMPSLKPSSPLKAAPTSLAGSLESARLRTTKGTPSVATANRPASQASKRPASRATTASKTTTRSPLPRPATRQLERRGSVSSSTSSGTTVTKPTRTGANARKVTAASTASSTAKKAVANSQTTSATAKRNAASATRKTAAPAGGEAPTTGRRVLRKRA from the exons ATGGCTTCCCTTACATCCAAACGAAAGTCTCGCGACGACGACGCGTACCCTGTCGATGAAGCTAGAACGCCTACCGGTAGTCCTCCTAAGAAGAGACTCCGAGTAACCCGAAACCAAAAACAGGCACTTATCGATAATCTGCAGCTAGAGG TCACCGAGCGGGCTCGTAAACTTCGCGCGCAATATGCGCTTCAAGCAAATGATCTCCGGGCTCGGATTGAAAGACGCATTAATCGGATCCCCATTGCTCTCAGGAAGGTAAATATGGGCGAGCTGTTGGAAAAGCACAATGCCGCCCTCCGGGCGCAGCAAGAGAATACCTCCCCGAGGAAGCTCATTAGCCCAATCAAAGGGTCACGAAATTTTGCAGCTATTTCGGTTAATCCTGCCATGCGGAAGGCTTCTGCTGCAAGCCCGAGTCCGCGCAGGACGAAGAGACAGAG TCACGAAGGTCTCTACTCCGATAAGGAAAATGCCCCTGCGACAGGGGAACAGCTTGATGTACTCAAGAACCCAAAGAGACGCGCTAAACCCGGCGCTGCTGCCGGTACTTCGCGGGTCGTCTCCCAAGAAGTTAGAGGGGCAGACTTCAGAATTCTTTCTCCAAAATCATCAAACTCTAGGACATATCCACAATCACCGCTTCGCGCATCCCCCGAGAAATCTCAGAATTCCTCTTACCTCTCACGGCCGATGCCATCGCTAAAGCCTTCTAGTCCACTCAAGGCTGCGCCAACTAGCCTGGCCGGATCCCTGGAAAGCGCGCGCCTTCGTACCACGAAAGGCACACCGTCTGTAGCAACAGCAAACAGACCCGCTTCGCAAGCATCCAAGAGGCCAGCAAGTAGGGCCACTACGGCATCTAAGACGACGACACGGTCGCCCTTGCCACGACCCGCTACCCGTCAGCTTGAGCGCAGAGGTAGTGTCTCGTCCTCCACGTCATCTGGCACAACTGTCACCAAGCCGACGCGGACAGGTGCAAACGCAAGGAAGGTGACAGCCGCATCAACAGCTAGCTCCACAGCTAAAAAGGCTGTCGCAAATAGCCAAACGACTTCCGCAACTGCCAAACGTAACGCCGCGTCGGCTACCAGGAAGACCGCCGCTCCCGCAGGAGGTGAAGCTCCGACAACGGGACGGAGGGTCCTCCGCAAACGCGCTTAA
- a CDS encoding 26S proteasome regulatory subunit S5A → MSLEATMIIVDNSESSRNGDYTSTRWQAQIDAVSVIHTAKMRVHPQSAVGLMSMGGKGPEVLSTFTSDFGAILAGLHRTKIHGTAHLSSSIQVAGLALKHRSEKSQRQRIIVFSCSPIEEDEKSLVKLAKKMKKINVSIDVIAFGDLESDQTKKLEAFVENVKGGDGSHLAIIPPGPNLLSEELQMTPILGGDGAGAGDAGAGGETGDFGFEDAAENDPELAFALRLSLEEEKNRQEKEKREREEQERKANLVNIPEEGQSGESSGSKDKKEDGDKMDTA, encoded by the exons ATGTCGCTCGAAGCAACCATGATCAT CGTGGATAATAGCGAAAGCAGTAGGAATGGGGACTATAC CTCGACAAGATGGCAAGCACAGATCGACGCCGTCAGTGTCATTCACACCGCCAAGATGCGCGTACATCCCCAGTCAGCCGTCGGACTTATGAGCATGGGTGGAAAGGGTCCTGAGGTTTTGTCGACTTTCACCTCCGACTTTGGTGCTATCCTGGCCGGTCTGCACCGCACTAAGATTCACGGCACTGCCCACCTTAGCTCCAGTATACAAGTGGCCGGT CTCGCTTTGAAACATCGCTCCGAGAAGTCCCAACGCCAACGCATCATCGTGTTCTCGTGCTCTCCgatcgaagaagatgagaagtCATTGGTTAAGCTGGctaagaagatgaagaagatcaatgTATCTATCGACGTTATCGCCTTCGGAGACCTCGAATCCGACCAAACTAAGAAGCTTGAGGCGTTCGTCGAGAACGTCAAAGGTGGCGACGGCTCGCACCTAGCCATTATCCCTCCTGGTCCGAACCTGTTGAGCGAGGAGCTTCAGATGACACCCATTCTGGGCGGCGATGGTGCTGGAGCAGGCGACGCAGGTGCAGGTGGTGAAACCGGCGACTTTGGATTCGAAGATGCGGCTGAGAACGATCCCGAATTGGCGTTCGCCCTACGCTTATctctggaagaagagaagaaccggcaagagaaggaaaagcggGAGCGGGAGGAGCAAGAACGCAAAGCCAACCTGGTTAATATTCCTGAGGAAGGACAATCAGGTGAATCGAGCGGGagcaaagacaagaaggaggaCGGTGACAAGATGGACACCGCGTAG
- a CDS encoding Sybindin-like family-domain-containing protein encodes MTTPISSSLSHEEFILAMFSVAEDTVSRASRIRKLEYSLTSTMSSTAFSPPTSPACKAVFSLIIINKAGGLVYQREFQPGLRKLSTNDYLVLAGTFHGVHAITRTITPKLPLSTASTTATTPTSSNIPSTPGTPTPPTPASAFTFPNPGIPATGLESLETDKFRLTCFQTLTGTKFLLFTDPMMGNIDVVMKKVYELYADYVMKNPFYQLEMPVRCEAFDRHLAGWLRGRT; translated from the exons ATGACGACTCCAATATCTTCATCGCTGTCTCACGAAGAGTTCATCCTTGCAATGTTTTCTGTAGCCGAGGATACGGTATCAAGAGCTTCTAGAATCAGGAAACTTGAATATAGCTTGACATCGACTATGTCTTCCACTGCTTTCTCCCCGCCAACATCGCCCGCCTGTAA GGCCGTCTTCTCacttatcatcatcaataaAGCCGGTGGCTTAGTATACCAGCGCGAATTCCAGCCCGGCTTGCGCAAGCTCTCCACAAATGATTATCTCGTCCTCGCTGGTACATTTCATGG TGTTCATGCCATTACTCGTACGATAACTCCTAAGCTTCCTCTTTCTACGGCCTCGACGACAGCAACTACCCCGACTTCCTCCAATATCCCCTCAACCCCTGGCACACCCACTCCGCCTACTCCGGCATCAGCGTTCACGTTTCCCAACCCGGGGATTCCGGCGACGGGTCTCGAAAGTCTTGAGACGGATAAGTTCCGATTGACGTGTTTCCAGACGTTGACGGGGACGAAGTTCCTTTTATTCACGGATCCGATGATGGGGAATATTGACGTGGTTATGAAGAAGGTCTACGAGCTGTATGCGGATTATGTGATGAAGAACCCGTTCTATCAACTCGAGATGCCCGTCAGATGTGAGGCGTTTGATCGACATCTTGCGGGGTGGTTGAGGGGGAGGACCTGA